Proteins encoded in a region of the Methanofastidiosum sp. genome:
- the dinB gene encoding DNA polymerase IV, which yields MKRIIMHVDLDSFYASLEENRNGSIRGKPVVICVYSGRTEDSGAVSTSNYKARALGIKAGMPIIIAKRIAKGKDVAFLPVDMEYYREVSDRIMDLMEDESDIMEQVSIDEAYLDVTERTNGDLDKAIEIANTIKEKITSQEGLTASVGISSNKFVAKMASDFQKPNGLTVVKEIEIISFLENLKVSKLHGIGGKTTKSLNDLGIETASDLGSYDLIELEEVFGKNKAKLLHDKSLGIDETPVEPREKKQLSRIGTLKEDTKDKDIIFDKILELSRDMQQRIIKNNVSFRTVSLITIDTDLKTQTKSETIAQTKDIQKVVSISKQLLEKYLQENSDKKLRRVGIRISNLEFSKSQKTLDEF from the coding sequence ATGAAAAGGATAATAATGCATGTCGACCTTGACTCATTTTATGCTTCTCTAGAAGAAAATAGAAACGGTTCCATACGGGGCAAACCTGTTGTTATATGCGTTTATTCTGGTAGGACTGAAGATAGCGGTGCTGTAAGCACCTCAAATTACAAAGCTAGGGCACTTGGAATTAAGGCCGGTATGCCCATAATAATTGCAAAGAGGATTGCAAAGGGCAAAGATGTCGCATTCTTGCCTGTCGACATGGAGTATTATAGAGAAGTATCGGATAGAATAATGGATTTAATGGAAGACGAATCAGACATAATGGAGCAAGTCAGCATTGATGAAGCCTACTTAGATGTTACGGAAAGAACAAACGGAGATTTAGATAAGGCGATTGAAATAGCAAACACAATAAAAGAAAAAATAACTTCTCAAGAGGGTTTAACTGCTTCAGTTGGAATATCCTCTAATAAATTTGTTGCCAAGATGGCATCTGACTTTCAAAAACCAAATGGATTGACTGTTGTAAAGGAAATCGAAATAATATCATTTCTAGAAAATCTAAAAGTTTCTAAATTACATGGAATCGGAGGCAAAACGACTAAATCTTTAAATGATCTTGGTATTGAAACTGCAAGTGATCTGGGATCATACGATTTAATAGAGCTTGAAGAAGTATTTGGTAAGAATAAAGCCAAACTGCTTCACGATAAATCCTTAGGCATAGACGAGACGCCTGTTGAACCAAGAGAGAAAAAACAACTTTCAAGAATAGGAACTTTAAAAGAAGATACAAAAGATAAAGATATTATTTTTGATAAGATACTTGAGTTATCAAGGGATATGCAGCAGCGAATAATAAAAAATAATGTATCATTTAGGACTGTATCCCTAATAACTATTGATACTGACTTAAAAACTCAAACAAAAAGTGAAACGATAGCTCAAACTAAGGATATTCAAAAAGTTGTTTCAATTTCTAAACAGCTACTTGAAAAATATCTTCAAGAGAATTCCGATAAAAAACTTAGGAGAGTTGGAATAAGAATATCCAACTTAGAGTTTTCTAAAAGCCAGAAGACTCTAGATGAATTTTAA
- a CDS encoding ABC transporter ATP-binding protein gives MLRVVNLGAEVEGNPILNHVNLYIKEGQTYVLFGPNGNGKTSLLMTLIGNPAFKVTYGKIFFKNQEINNLTTDQRVKMGMGISFQTPPRVSGLKLIDTLINCANQSGTDPNKIYEYAQMLNMEKFLNRSLNVGFSGGEVKRSEILQLLTLNPDLVLFDEPDSGVDLENIALIGNAMSELLDRKKKAGERKKSGLIITHQGHILDYVDADYGVILYKGMVACMGDPYAMLEEISKKGYEGCVEKCLKGFQNSIRM, from the coding sequence ATGTTAAGGGTAGTAAATTTAGGGGCAGAAGTTGAAGGTAATCCAATTCTTAACCACGTCAACCTTTACATTAAAGAAGGTCAGACATATGTTCTTTTTGGGCCAAATGGCAATGGTAAGACTTCTTTATTAATGACTTTAATTGGAAATCCTGCATTTAAGGTAACTTACGGTAAAATCTTTTTTAAAAATCAGGAAATAAATAATCTAACAACTGATCAAAGAGTCAAAATGGGAATGGGCATAAGCTTTCAGACACCGCCAAGAGTTAGTGGTCTAAAGTTGATTGATACTCTGATTAACTGTGCTAATCAGAGTGGAACTGACCCGAACAAAATTTATGAATATGCCCAGATGCTCAATATGGAGAAATTTTTGAACAGAAGTCTAAACGTTGGATTCTCCGGTGGGGAGGTAAAACGTTCAGAAATATTACAACTTTTGACTCTAAATCCTGATTTAGTCCTTTTTGATGAACCAGATAGCGGAGTAGATCTAGAAAACATCGCATTAATAGGGAATGCAATGAGTGAATTACTCGACAGAAAAAAGAAGGCAGGTGAAAGAAAAAAATCTGGCCTTATTATTACGCATCAAGGCCATATTCTTGATTATGTCGATGCTGATTACGGAGTTATTCTTTACAAGGGCATGGTTGCCTGCATGGGTGACCCATACGCTATGCTTGAAGAAATCAGTAAGAAAGGTTACGAGGGGTGTGTTGAGAAATGCCTGAAAGGATTCCAGAACTCGATAAGGATGTAA
- the trkA gene encoding Trk system potassium transporter TrkA: MYVIVVGGGLTGYNIAKLLVEEGIGVVVIEKDLARCQEISKKIDALVIQGNGSNPKILVEAGAKDADLVVAVTNSSEVNLISCITAKNLGARKTVAKIAIEYTFTEDIDLSKVGVDYSFSPGTIIAYDVERILELPSALAIQALADGKVTMAEFLVKSDSKYIGKALKEKIFPDETIIGAVLKGEDTIIPTGEYTFEEGDKTFILGKPKLVEKVIERCSDCQRIRKVMIVGASNTAVQLAKMLERSMSVKLIDSDAKRCEEISKILQKTLVIKGDIMDLSLLKDEGIGDVDAFISLTRYDQLNLFSCLIGKYLGASKTIARVENIELIKFFEDMGVDIALSPKISTAEHVMRFIRMGGLKSLIILPTGQAEIIELSPTNSAKILGKPLRDITLPEEILFLIIVRDNKLIIPRGDDIVQIDDKVIISAKVEKIKKIKELFGQY; encoded by the coding sequence ATGTATGTAATAGTCGTAGGTGGCGGGCTTACAGGATATAATATCGCAAAACTTCTAGTCGAAGAAGGTATTGGCGTTGTTGTTATTGAGAAGGATCTTGCAAGATGCCAAGAAATCTCAAAAAAAATAGATGCCCTTGTAATACAAGGTAATGGTTCAAATCCTAAGATTCTAGTTGAAGCCGGGGCAAAAGATGCAGACCTTGTTGTGGCTGTTACAAACTCTTCAGAAGTAAATTTGATATCTTGTATAACTGCAAAGAATCTTGGAGCAAGAAAAACAGTTGCAAAAATTGCAATTGAGTATACTTTTACAGAAGATATTGATTTAAGCAAAGTTGGAGTAGATTACTCTTTCTCACCAGGTACCATTATCGCATATGACGTTGAAAGAATTCTAGAACTGCCAAGTGCCCTAGCTATTCAAGCTTTAGCTGATGGAAAGGTCACGATGGCAGAGTTCTTAGTCAAAAGTGACTCCAAATACATTGGTAAGGCTTTAAAAGAAAAAATATTTCCAGATGAAACTATAATAGGGGCCGTTCTTAAGGGCGAGGATACAATAATACCAACAGGAGAGTATACATTTGAAGAGGGTGACAAAACTTTCATCCTTGGTAAACCAAAACTAGTTGAGAAAGTTATAGAAAGATGCAGTGACTGCCAAAGAATTAGAAAAGTAATGATTGTTGGTGCAAGTAATACTGCTGTTCAACTTGCAAAAATGCTTGAGAGGAGCATGTCAGTGAAACTCATTGATAGCGATGCAAAAAGATGCGAAGAGATATCTAAGATCCTACAGAAGACTCTAGTGATAAAAGGAGACATAATGGATCTTTCTCTACTGAAAGATGAAGGAATTGGGGATGTAGACGCTTTTATCTCTCTAACAAGATATGACCAATTAAATCTATTTTCATGCTTGATAGGCAAATATTTGGGAGCCTCAAAAACAATCGCAAGAGTTGAAAATATTGAATTGATTAAATTCTTTGAGGATATGGGAGTTGATATAGCCTTAAGCCCAAAAATATCTACAGCTGAACACGTTATGAGATTTATTAGAATGGGCGGCCTTAAATCTCTTATAATACTTCCAACTGGTCAAGCTGAAATTATCGAACTATCTCCTACAAACAGCGCTAAAATTCTCGGGAAACCTTTAAGAGATATAACTCTCCCAGAAGAAATTCTATTCTTGATTATCGTAAGAGACAATAAACTCATCATACCAAGAGGGGATGATATTGTTCAAATAGACGACAAAGTCATAATATCTGCAAAAGTAGAGAAAATTAAAAAGATAAAAGAATTATTTGGACAATATTAA
- a CDS encoding class I SAM-dependent methyltransferase, translating into MAHKFNVKEMHRLDSPERRKILPPEETLIKAGLRIKDIFIDIGCGIGYFSIPASIIIGNEGKVFSLDTSSEMLEELERRIYEKKIRNIKPILSESYKFPLESNIGTFALISNVLHEVDDKLSFLKETNRVLLEEGTLCILEWQKKETERGPPLEDRLSESEIKNQLEKTNFKLINSFPIGEFFSAYISKKLSI; encoded by the coding sequence ATGGCCCACAAATTCAATGTAAAAGAAATGCATAGATTGGATTCCCCTGAAAGAAGAAAAATATTACCTCCTGAAGAAACACTAATTAAAGCTGGCCTAAGAATTAAGGATATTTTTATAGATATTGGATGTGGAATAGGTTATTTCTCGATACCTGCTTCAATAATTATAGGAAATGAAGGTAAGGTATTTTCTCTTGATACCTCTAGTGAAATGCTAGAAGAACTTGAAAGAAGGATATATGAAAAAAAGATAAGAAATATAAAGCCAATTCTTTCAGAATCTTACAAATTTCCATTAGAATCTAATATTGGAACGTTTGCTTTAATCTCAAATGTTCTTCATGAAGTTGATGACAAACTTAGCTTTCTCAAAGAAACAAATAGAGTTTTATTGGAGGAAGGAACTCTATGTATCCTCGAATGGCAGAAAAAAGAAACTGAAAGAGGTCCGCCATTAGAAGATAGACTTAGTGAATCGGAAATAAAAAATCAATTAGAAAAAACAAATTTTAAACTAATCAATAGCTTTCCAATAGGAGAGTTTTTTTCTGCTTATATATCAAAAAAATTATCTATATGA
- a CDS encoding TrkH family potassium uptake protein, producing the protein MRLNPVLHILGQLLQMVGISMIIPLLWGIYYLEAESYIFLICILITLLTGSFLKLVFKEEEIRLIEGFGVVSFCWIIIPIFGALPFYLSGQLGFIDAYFESISGFTTTGASVINNVEILPRCILFWRSFTHWLGGIGIVVLALIILPALSVGGRQIFLSEPSGPKLDKLKPQVREVGKIIYGIYILFTGVQIILLTFAGMTLFDASCHSFAALATGGFSTKNASIGFYNSPLLEGIIILFMFLGATSFSLHYAALKGKINYLKDNEFMLYFSILIFSTLIVTLDLTYQLHENILLAFRHAIFNVISISSTTGYATTDFNLWPDLSKLILLILMLIGGCAGGTAGAIKVIRVLLLIKIGLRELYKIIHPNAIFQIKFNGKIISEDILHGIGGFYFFYMVTFGLCSLIMLGFGNDFLTSISSVAATLGGVGPGFSLVGPMATYSFLHPIAKLVLCFCMLAGRLELFTLFVLFVPSYWKE; encoded by the coding sequence ATGAGGTTAAATCCAGTTTTGCATATACTAGGACAACTGCTCCAGATGGTTGGGATCTCAATGATAATTCCCCTACTTTGGGGCATATACTATCTTGAAGCAGAATCCTATATATTCCTTATTTGTATCTTAATCACATTACTAACTGGATCTTTCTTAAAATTAGTTTTCAAAGAGGAGGAAATTAGACTTATTGAAGGATTCGGAGTTGTTTCTTTTTGTTGGATAATAATCCCTATTTTTGGGGCGCTTCCGTTTTATCTCTCGGGCCAACTTGGATTTATTGATGCCTACTTTGAAAGCATATCTGGATTTACAACTACAGGGGCTTCAGTGATAAACAACGTAGAAATTTTGCCAAGATGCATTTTATTTTGGAGGTCTTTTACCCACTGGTTAGGTGGTATTGGGATAGTTGTTCTAGCTTTAATAATATTGCCAGCTCTTTCAGTTGGGGGTAGACAGATCTTTTTATCTGAACCGTCGGGACCAAAATTGGACAAATTAAAACCACAGGTGAGGGAAGTTGGAAAAATTATATACGGAATATATATTTTATTCACAGGTGTCCAAATTATTCTATTAACATTTGCTGGTATGACTCTTTTCGATGCATCTTGCCACTCTTTTGCAGCTCTTGCAACTGGGGGATTCTCAACTAAGAATGCAAGTATTGGATTTTATAATAGCCCCTTACTCGAAGGGATAATAATACTTTTTATGTTTCTTGGAGCGACAAGTTTTTCTCTGCATTATGCAGCACTTAAAGGAAAGATAAATTACTTAAAAGATAATGAATTTATGTTATATTTCTCTATTTTGATCTTTTCTACCCTGATCGTAACATTAGATCTTACTTACCAATTACATGAAAATATTTTATTGGCTTTTAGACATGCCATATTTAATGTAATAAGTATATCCAGCACCACAGGATATGCAACAACGGACTTTAATTTGTGGCCCGATCTCTCAAAATTAATACTGCTTATCCTTATGTTAATAGGTGGTTGTGCTGGTGGAACAGCAGGTGCCATAAAAGTCATAAGAGTACTTTTATTAATTAAAATAGGATTAAGGGAGCTCTATAAAATTATACATCCCAATGCAATCTTCCAGATTAAATTCAATGGTAAAATAATATCTGAAGATATACTTCATGGCATAGGGGGCTTTTATTTTTTCTACATGGTTACTTTTGGGTTGTGTAGTTTAATAATGCTTGGCTTTGGTAATGATTTTCTAACTTCTATTTCTTCAGTTGCTGCTACTTTAGGAGGAGTGGGGCCAGGATTTAGCCTTGTTGGACCGATGGCAACATATAGTTTTTTACATCCAATTGCAAAACTTGTTCTGTGCTTCTGTATGTTAGCGGGAAGGCTTGAATTATTCACATTATTTGTATTATTTGTCCCAAGCTATTGGAAAGAGTAA
- a CDS encoding 4Fe-4S binding protein — MENIPLSVRMLSRLFPLRFFFAKFTRIPVLGKFMDRMFFENDKIFYMPKDKLIQINQSIDQDGSIVMPSEVLNYFIDKSKHHVIMNFCICRKSKDCEHYPQELGCLFLGEAALNIDPKLGKRVTKEEAKEHVKKCREAGLVHLIGRNKLDSVWLKAKPPEKLLTICNCCECCCLWMMLPNLSKEISSKVTKLDGLEIEVTDKCTGCGECVDICFVRAIKIVERQAIINDNCRGCGRCVDKCRFNAIEIRLDNNSLENSIINITNSIDLT; from the coding sequence ATGGAAAATATTCCTCTTTCAGTTAGAATGCTTTCAAGATTATTTCCACTTAGATTTTTCTTTGCAAAATTTACTAGAATACCTGTATTGGGGAAATTCATGGATAGAATGTTTTTTGAAAATGATAAGATTTTCTATATGCCAAAAGACAAATTAATCCAAATAAATCAGAGTATTGATCAAGATGGATCAATAGTGATGCCTTCAGAAGTATTAAACTATTTTATAGATAAATCAAAACACCATGTAATAATGAATTTTTGCATATGCAGAAAGTCAAAGGACTGCGAGCATTACCCCCAAGAATTAGGTTGTCTGTTTCTTGGCGAAGCTGCATTAAATATAGATCCTAAACTTGGAAAACGGGTGACAAAAGAAGAAGCAAAAGAACATGTGAAAAAATGTCGTGAAGCGGGGCTTGTGCATTTGATTGGCCGAAATAAACTCGATTCAGTCTGGCTAAAAGCTAAGCCTCCAGAGAAACTATTGACCATATGTAACTGTTGCGAGTGTTGTTGTCTTTGGATGATGCTACCAAATCTTTCTAAAGAAATAAGCTCTAAGGTAACAAAATTAGATGGCCTTGAAATAGAAGTAACTGATAAATGTACTGGGTGTGGAGAATGTGTGGACATATGTTTTGTAAGGGCTATAAAAATCGTTGAACGACAAGCTATAATAAATGACAATTGCAGAGGTTGTGGAAGGTGCGTTGATAAATGCAGATTCAATGCGATTGAAATAAGATTAGATAATAATTCTTTAGAAAATTCTATTATTAATATTACTAATTCTATTGATTTAACGTAG
- a CDS encoding TetR/AcrR family transcriptional regulator: MPKVFPDYREEAKSRIIRESVKYFSEKGYHKTKMAEIAESLGVSKGAIYQYFASKENLFLEVIKYYVEYTQKELISFLNLRQPKDMSTDEFFDIMFNMGQSQSEGNLKLLDRLFPPLDFNLAISELTTSNPSMKEEMTEYYKDSIKLMADYFDDYKKRGIIKKNIDTFSLSMGITSLQDGLMTAIQMGIDISEIRKTWKEITKMVLKDALIED; encoded by the coding sequence ATGCCAAAAGTTTTTCCCGATTACAGAGAAGAGGCTAAGAGCAGAATAATAAGGGAATCTGTAAAGTACTTTTCAGAAAAAGGATATCACAAAACTAAGATGGCAGAAATTGCAGAAAGCCTTGGTGTTAGCAAAGGAGCAATATACCAATATTTTGCCAGCAAAGAAAATCTATTTCTAGAAGTAATCAAATATTATGTCGAATATACCCAAAAAGAGTTAATATCCTTTTTAAATTTAAGGCAACCAAAAGATATGTCAACAGATGAATTTTTTGACATTATGTTTAACATGGGGCAATCCCAATCGGAAGGAAATCTTAAACTTTTGGATAGATTATTTCCCCCTCTTGATTTTAATCTTGCAATATCAGAACTAACTACAAGTAATCCTTCCATGAAAGAAGAGATGACAGAATACTATAAAGATTCAATTAAATTAATGGCAGACTACTTTGACGATTACAAGAAAAGAGGCATTATCAAGAAAAATATAGATACTTTTTCATTATCAATGGGAATTACATCCCTACAAGATGGACTCATGACAGCAATTCAAATGGGAATAGATATATCAGAAATAAGAAAAACTTGGAAGGAAATAACTAAGATGGTATTAAAAGATGCTTTGATTGAAGATTAA
- a CDS encoding DUF2179 domain-containing protein, giving the protein MDAAFWILPILIFLARVADVSLGTMRIIFVSKNLKKLAPLVGFFEVFIWINVMGQVMQNVNSIIHYVAYAGGFAAGNYVGIVIEERLAVGHVIARIITKENTEKIIDFLRKEKCGVTIVDAHGKKGDVKILFTVIKRKKLEPIYEAIDKFAPDSFVSIEDVKSVSKEEFVGIPLKKKRFMGSFRSLRKGK; this is encoded by the coding sequence ATGGACGCAGCTTTTTGGATTTTGCCAATATTGATTTTTCTTGCAAGAGTGGCAGATGTAAGCCTTGGAACCATGAGAATAATATTTGTATCAAAGAATCTTAAGAAACTTGCACCCCTAGTTGGATTTTTTGAAGTTTTTATTTGGATTAATGTTATGGGACAGGTAATGCAGAATGTCAATAGTATTATCCACTACGTGGCATACGCCGGCGGTTTTGCAGCCGGAAATTACGTTGGAATAGTAATAGAGGAGAGGCTTGCTGTTGGACATGTAATTGCTAGAATAATTACAAAAGAGAATACCGAAAAGATCATTGATTTCTTAAGAAAAGAAAAATGTGGCGTTACAATTGTTGATGCTCATGGTAAAAAGGGTGATGTAAAAATATTGTTCACTGTTATAAAAAGAAAGAAACTTGAGCCCATATACGAGGCCATCGATAAGTTTGCTCCAGATTCTTTTGTTTCAATTGAAGATGTCAAATCCGTAAGCAAAGAAGAATTTGTAGGAATTCCATTAAAGAAAAAGCGATTTATGGGATCTTTTAGATCTTTGCGAAAAGGCAAGTGA
- a CDS encoding SufD family Fe-S cluster assembly protein, translating into MPERIPELDKDVKDKLEKVGIEMDKEKRSAIFLQVDQKVETSSSFASSIEMISIKKALEKYDWLHDYFWKVVSRDKDEYTKEVDVEDVNGYFIRALPGAKVDFPVEACLYLKSPKKQKVHNIIIAEENSELNIISGCASHPGLTTGMHLGISEFYVKKNAKLSFTMIHNWENNIEVRPRSAAIVEEGGTYISNYIIMNPVKIVQSYPTVHLNGDNSTAIMSSVIVAINDSIVDTGSRVIIKGKGASAEILSRAISKGGTIYSRGDIVGDSPDARGHLECMGMMLSEQGSIIAIPELEAKYPNVDLSHEAAIGKIAEEEIFYLMSRGFTRDEATAAIVRGFLDIEIKGLSPALKKKIDEAINLVEKELI; encoded by the coding sequence ATGCCTGAAAGGATTCCAGAACTCGATAAGGATGTAAAGGACAAGCTGGAAAAAGTCGGAATAGAGATGGACAAGGAAAAGCGCTCTGCAATATTCCTTCAAGTAGATCAAAAAGTTGAAACATCTTCAAGTTTTGCATCTAGTATAGAAATGATCAGCATAAAAAAAGCCCTGGAAAAATATGATTGGCTTCATGATTATTTTTGGAAAGTAGTTTCTCGTGATAAAGACGAATATACCAAAGAAGTCGACGTTGAGGATGTAAATGGGTATTTTATAAGAGCACTTCCTGGGGCTAAGGTAGACTTCCCAGTTGAGGCTTGTCTATATCTAAAATCACCTAAGAAACAGAAAGTCCATAATATTATAATTGCAGAAGAAAATTCCGAACTAAATATAATTTCTGGATGCGCATCTCACCCTGGCCTTACGACAGGCATGCATCTTGGAATCTCTGAGTTTTATGTTAAAAAGAATGCTAAACTTTCATTCACTATGATTCATAACTGGGAGAACAACATTGAAGTTAGGCCAAGAAGTGCTGCAATTGTCGAAGAGGGTGGAACTTACATAAGTAACTATATTATTATGAATCCAGTCAAGATTGTTCAATCATATCCAACTGTTCATCTCAATGGAGATAATTCTACTGCAATAATGAGTAGCGTGATAGTGGCTATAAATGATTCCATAGTTGATACTGGAAGCAGAGTTATTATTAAGGGAAAAGGAGCTAGTGCAGAAATACTTTCTAGGGCAATAAGTAAAGGCGGTACTATCTATTCTAGGGGCGATATTGTAGGGGACTCTCCAGATGCAAGAGGGCATTTAGAATGCATGGGCATGATGCTATCTGAGCAAGGGAGCATAATTGCAATCCCTGAATTAGAAGCAAAATATCCTAATGTGGATTTAAGCCATGAAGCGGCGATTGGAAAAATCGCTGAAGAAGAAATATTTTATTTAATGTCAAGGGGATTTACTCGAGATGAAGCAACAGCAGCTATTGTTCGTGGTTTCTTAGACATTGAAATCAAAGGATTGTCTCCTGCATTAAAGAAAAAAATTGACGAAGCCATAAATCTTGTAGAAAAAGAATTAATTTAA
- a CDS encoding TrkH family potassium uptake protein, with product MRTRTVLKIIGRLLMMIAVSMIFPLIWAFYYGEEELLVFIVSISITFLFGYVLSEIKEKDEGLRLIEGLGVVSLGWAAISAFGALPFYLSGTLGYLDAYFETMSGFTTTGATVIVNIDILPKSILFWRAMTQWIGGMGIIVLAVAILPALSIGGMQMFNAESPGPKLDKLKPQIRETAKILYGVYLIFTGAEIILLIAGGMGFFDASCHTFCTLATGGFSTRNASVAYYNSPFIEGVIVIFMFLSGANFMLHYSALRGKLDYFKNKEFLFYTFVLVSSILIMTADLRYSVFNNLSDAFRYSSFQATSIMTTTGFSTNNFDAYPALSRTILLVLMFVGGCAASTGGGIKNIRALIILKYFYREIYQFVHPNAILSIKVGDETIPEDVLKGVIAFFIGYMVIFIVSTLIVTAYGIDIITAISSVAATQGNVGPGLGLVGPLYTYALLPNLIKIVLTFCMWVGRLEIFTVMVLFVPDFWKE from the coding sequence ATGCGAACTAGAACTGTCCTAAAGATTATAGGAAGATTACTAATGATGATAGCCGTTTCGATGATATTCCCTTTGATATGGGCATTTTATTATGGGGAAGAAGAATTACTCGTATTTATTGTTTCTATATCAATAACATTTTTGTTTGGATATGTTTTAAGTGAAATTAAAGAAAAAGATGAAGGGCTAAGGCTCATTGAAGGTTTAGGTGTTGTATCCTTAGGATGGGCTGCAATTTCAGCCTTTGGAGCCCTTCCTTTTTATCTATCGGGAACATTAGGATACCTTGATGCATACTTTGAAACAATGTCTGGGTTCACTACAACGGGTGCGACTGTTATTGTTAATATTGACATATTGCCAAAATCTATTCTCTTTTGGAGGGCAATGACACAGTGGATTGGAGGTATGGGGATTATAGTTCTTGCTGTAGCAATTCTTCCCGCTCTTTCTATTGGGGGGATGCAAATGTTTAATGCAGAATCTCCTGGGCCCAAACTTGACAAATTGAAACCACAAATAAGAGAAACCGCAAAGATACTATATGGAGTCTATCTTATTTTTACAGGTGCAGAAATAATTCTTTTAATCGCTGGAGGTATGGGGTTTTTTGATGCGTCTTGCCACACTTTTTGTACCCTTGCAACTGGAGGCTTTTCAACAAGAAATGCAAGCGTTGCATATTATAACAGCCCTTTTATTGAAGGGGTTATAGTAATTTTTATGTTTTTATCTGGAGCTAACTTTATGCTTCATTATTCTGCATTAAGAGGAAAGTTAGATTACTTCAAAAATAAGGAGTTTTTGTTTTATACTTTTGTTCTTGTATCTTCAATTCTTATAATGACTGCAGATTTAAGATACAGTGTCTTTAATAATCTGAGTGATGCTTTTAGGTATTCTTCTTTCCAAGCTACTAGTATAATGACCACAACGGGGTTTTCAACAAATAATTTTGATGCTTATCCAGCCCTTTCAAGGACTATATTGCTTGTTCTGATGTTTGTGGGAGGCTGCGCAGCTTCGACAGGTGGAGGGATTAAAAACATTAGAGCTCTTATCATATTAAAATATTTTTACAGAGAAATCTACCAATTTGTCCATCCAAATGCTATTTTATCCATCAAAGTAGGGGATGAAACTATACCTGAGGATGTTCTTAAAGGTGTTATAGCCTTTTTTATAGGGTATATGGTAATTTTTATTGTTTCAACACTAATTGTTACTGCATATGGTATTGATATAATAACGGCCATATCAAGTGTTGCTGCGACCCAAGGTAATGTTGGTCCAGGTCTAGGTCTTGTAGGGCCCCTATATACCTACGCATTACTGCCTAATTTAATAAAAATAGTATTAACTTTCTGTATGTGGGTTGGAAGACTTGAAATATTCACAGTAATGGTTCTTTTTGTACCTGATTTTTGGAAAGAATAA
- a CDS encoding type 1 glutamine amidotransferase, with product MKVLIVNNIGREGPGLLEEILEENEIESYTYEYQKYKAFPSPGDYGAIFVFGGPDSANDETDKMIEEIKGIKEFLAKGVPFFGICLGLQIMVKALGGTVKKNAIKEIGWRDPKGQIFKIYLTEEGKKDPIFEGINPEFEIFQLHGETVELKPGLKLLGTGEYCNNQILKYGKNAYGFQGHIELSCDLFYNWIKEDEDLNRLGISQLEKDYRKVREKYESNGKRIIKNFLDVYVSKVK from the coding sequence ATGAAAGTACTAATAGTAAATAATATTGGGCGTGAAGGGCCTGGTCTTTTAGAAGAGATTCTTGAAGAAAATGAAATTGAATCATATACTTATGAGTACCAAAAATATAAAGCATTTCCTTCCCCCGGGGATTATGGTGCAATATTTGTTTTTGGCGGTCCTGATAGCGCTAATGATGAAACAGACAAAATGATAGAAGAAATTAAAGGCATAAAAGAATTCTTAGCAAAAGGAGTTCCCTTTTTTGGAATATGTTTGGGACTTCAAATAATGGTAAAAGCCCTAGGGGGGACTGTTAAAAAAAATGCAATAAAAGAAATTGGATGGAGGGATCCTAAAGGTCAAATCTTCAAGATATATTTAACTGAAGAAGGGAAAAAAGATCCTATTTTTGAAGGTATTAACCCTGAATTCGAGATATTTCAACTGCATGGGGAAACTGTTGAACTTAAACCAGGGTTAAAATTATTAGGAACCGGAGAGTACTGTAATAATCAAATATTAAAATATGGAAAAAATGCATATGGATTCCAAGGACATATTGAATTATCCTGTGATTTGTTTTATAATTGGATTAAAGAAGATGAAGACCTAAATAGATTGGGCATATCTCAATTAGAAAAAGATTACAGAAAAGTGAGAGAAAAATATGAATCAAATGGAAAGAGAATAATTAAAAATTTTTTAGATGTTTATGTTTCTAAAGTAAAATAA